TCTTGAAGCAACAGATTGATCTGCAAAATAAGGTTGGAGTTATTCAGTTTTTGGCATGCAGAGGCCTCAGTCACAGAGCTGATACCGGAGCAGATGTAACGGGTCTGCAGAGATTACTAAAATTACGGCTAAGATTATAACAAAGATCCGTATTAAACATGCATGTCATAAAATACTGCTGCTCTGGGCACTAACACTATACGCAAGAGAAACATGAGCTCTGTGTTTAATTTCGCAGGATTTATTATTCTGACTGTGCCGACTCTCTATGGTTCCATTATCTCTGTACAGGGATGCACGGCCCCTTAAAACTGCACTAAGCCAAAATAATAGAAAGCTCTCACTGTTCTCCTGTCTaatgaaaaagaagaggaatTTAACATTTACTGTCtcactgtttttattgttgtcaGAGCTCAAGTTTTGCTCAAGTGCAGACTTCAGTGCTGCCTGGAGGactaaaacattttcttaaaatatgagttttaaaTCTTATGTGGAGTTGTAACTTCAACATCACATgaaattcatatttattttcctttaactAAATAGCTACTGGCTGCTGAACAGTACTGAAAAAACCCTGACTTTCCAGTATCTTTTATTTCTGCTACATGTATTGTGATAtcaaaaaacaggaagttattCCAAACAATTGCAGTGAATTGGTTTCTCTGTGCTTAAATATGGGCAAATAACATTTGGATCTCTGAATCATAGAATTAAAACAGTATGAACTTTAAGTCTGTTTGTCTGTGAGACCTgcaaaatatgataaatgatttGATGAGAAATactgtttttgattttgtaaTGATAAGACATGataattaaattaatatttgatattcaTCATCAGCTTTAGCCATAGCTTTTTGTAACATGTTTCTTATCaatccaaaataaatcaagTGTTATTTTACTAGAAAAAGGATGATCCTGATGAATACCATAAGCCAAAATATGCTTATTAGACTTGTTCTTTGAGCAACTGGATTTATAGTGGAGCTTACTGATTCTACTAATGCTCTGTGCAATTTTAAAGCTAGTGAAGTGACAGAAAACCCAACTTTGATTTTACCACAAAATCATCAAAACTTACTCTGAGTGTGGCTGTAGTTAGCTTGAGTTTTTTCAACTGTATGAAAATGgcatgaaatgtttaaaatgtacacatgcTGAGCAGGAATACAGTGTTTTCTTCTAATTCAGTACTAATTTaggcagtttttaaaatgtagttgtATTCTATGTCTTCAGATGAAAATGTCCATCAGTTTTAGTAAtgtattaatcatttttatttttgaaatttcagtCCAGATGATTGATCCCCACACTGGGGTTTGGAACCCCCTTGGGGAGTTTCAGAGATTTCAGGGTGGTGTGAGGCTCTGTCCGCTCTGAAGTTGATAAATTAGATGTAATcaagttaacaaaaaaaaaaaaaaaaaaaaaacaaccaaaaaacatgaaattgttCATACATAGGTCTTTTGGTAagatttaaacaataaaaataaaaattaatttttgacAGTACTTTTTTGCAaagaataatacatttttatacgGCAATAAAAAGTCATTAGATTTAAGTTCTTAAGTgtgtatttaaattaatttgctTCCTGGGGTTAcgtttagcatttaaattccactggttagggttagaataaATTTATTGTATGGATTGATGGGGCGTGTTTTGTACGGAGCGTGGTTTGTACGGAGCGTGGTTTGTagtggctgcagctgcagctagACCCTTCTTGgctctcctgctcctcctggaGTCCTCAGGAGAgtagggcggaactttcttccaatgacacatgacatcatgaggggaaaatctgagaacagcttgtttcagcacacattttctgaaaagtggagaaaggggagtgggatttttctggtacttgaggtcCAGGGACACATGTTTTGTTAGAAAGGCCtgaagaagttttttttttcataatatgtcccctttaaagttcATAATTTAAATTTGCTATACACAATACAGTATAAACATTGGTGTACACTTAAAAAGGCATCTGTACCAGTGTTTCCATCACAGTGACATGAATCTAACAGTACTGTATCAGATGTCAGGCAGAGCCATAATGATTTGGTTCCTAGTGGAGTCAAGTCGGCAGGCAAATTTATATACAAGATTTCTTAATACAGCTGGTTGAGTATTAAATCCTGCAGTTACAAACATTTCAGCTGCACTGCACCATCCTGGTCTCTTCTGTTATAACCTCAGTGTATCATAATAGGCTACTTGCAGCCTCTGCATACTTTGTCCATAAGTGTGCAGCATACAGAGGTATACAATACTCTTTAAACAAAGACATCTGCACATTATCTGTATATAGACgatgaatttaaatgttaaaaaaaacaaccttataTTAATGCAATATCaatatttaacttaatttacattgagaaaaaaaatactgacttACCTTGTATGCTTGCATCttggattttgaatgtttgaattaccattttaatttttctctgtCTAGGTGACAAAAACTCAACTTGCTTTTTATCAGAGTTTTCATTATCAAAgatgtagttttattttgttgattgCTGTCCTGTATtcctgatgaaaaaaaaaacgtttacacacatttttagtcatattttagttgACTAAATTGACCCTGCTTCAGACCTTTGTGGTAATTGTGAAAAGTAATACTGTGCTAACATAACGTTCCATTTTATTGTTCAGCTTCAATAGCTATCAAAAACTGTGCATTTCTTATAAACATATAGTTTCTGATGCCGTCAGTGTATTTATTCTAAAGAGCTAAATCAAAGCTCAGGTGTACTGTATATGAGGAGAATTTGAATTAGATCGTAATCAGGTGAATGTCAGCTGTGATGCTGACAATGTGGCGGTACTATCAACACTAgctgaagacatttttaatcaaatgcaGTTCTTTCTTCTTGATGCAGTTCCATATCacctatttctttttttctgttatttttacagtttagcATGAGCATGGAAGATTATGACTACCTGTTCAAAATAGTTCTGATAGGAAATGCTGGAGTGGGGAAGACATGTCTGGTCCGGCGCTTTACTCAGGTctgaatgcattttattttctgtgtgttGGTCATGAATCACAGAGTTTTAGGAAATAATTATAGTAAcagtccttttttttgttttaagggCCTTTTCCCTCCTGGACAAGGTGCGACCATCGGAGTGGACTTCATGATTAAAACAGTGGAAATCAAAGGGGAGAAGGTCAAGGTAAGCAGAATTCAACTGTCCTTGGAATCTGCAGCAGATGGCTTTTTGTTTGGTGATATTTTTGGATGTCAAACTGCTTATTTCAGATGTGTTTGTGCTTTCCAGCTGCAGATATGGGACACAGCTGGACAGGAGAGATTTCGCTCTATTACTCAGAGTTATTACCGCAGTGCCAACGCCCTCATTCTTACGTATGACATTACCTGTGAGGACTCCTTCAGGTGCCTTCCAGAGTGGCTGAGGGAGATCGAGCAGTATGCCAACAACCAGGTGGTGACTATATTAGTCGGTAAGAAGCTTTACTTTAATAACTGGTGGCTCCGTTTTATCATGAGGCTCATTGTTCATTGTGAGAAGAGCTGTGAATAATAGCGTGCACCACATTTGACTGTAACCAGCCTTGTTTTCCAGGTTCCGTTTAATGTGagtgtgaaaaaaacaagattataTCTGATACAGTTTGGACAGGCAGATTAAGAAAAGACAAAGCCGGTGTtgtcttttaaaagcattttattgTACAATTTTTAAAGAAGGACTTTTTCCTGCAAATAAAAATCTCAAAGACTCTTTGTTTACATCCATCCCACTCATGCATGCACTCCTCCATTTGTCCTTACTACACCCACAAATGTTCAGTCTGTTGTAGCGTGTGAAGCAACAGTTTcaacaaatgtttgtgttttaggtAATAAAATCGATCTGGCAGAGAAGAGGGAGGTTCTCAGACAGAGAGCCGAAGACTTCGCCGAGGCTCAGAGCATGCTGTACCTGGAGACCTCAGCCAAAGAGTCCGACAACGTGGAGAAACTTTTCCTCGACCTGGCCTGCGAACTCATCAGAGAGGCCAAGCAGAACAAGCTGGATAACAATGACACTGCCCCGATGCCCGGTGAGGGTAAAACCATCAGTTATTTGACTTGCTGCAGCACCAATTAAACAGAGTTCAGCCTTGTGGTAACTCAGTAGCCATTGACTGAAGAGGGCAGATGGCTGAGCCACTATGCCTCCGTCCTTCAAAGATGGCAGAAAGCCACTTTTAGTCCTTCATTTCTAGAtccatgcctttttttaaagctgtataAGGGAGTTAGTCAACTTTACTTTTGATCTCCAGGACAAGCATTTTAAGATTCTGTCATCATGGAGAAATCTCTCCTTAATTCAACAAGTATGTTTGAAAATTGTATCCAGGAATCAGAGTAGGGCTCCATTTCATCATCTTCATGGTGaaattgcttttttaatttgttttcattaaaaaccaATGTTCACCAGCAGTGTTATGTGAGTAAAAGGTCAACCAGGTATTTTGTTACAGATTCCACATCAGGTGTCATGATCATTGGAGGTTATCAGTAAATGATAACTATGTTTACATAAAGTAggtttttgagaaaaaaatctgatcgGTTTGCAAAAAAGTTTTGCAAATGAATTCCTTATTTCCTCAAAGTCTGTTCATGCCACTTTCCATCCACGCAGCGCACTACAgagcaaattgctccctctTAGTCACTTTTTGAGTTTCCACAGCACGCAGCTCGATCTCAAGATGCATTCTGGGTCTCATTTCAGCAGAGACTGTGGCAAGTGCGCAGTCTGCACAGCGCAGATTCAACCACcaggggtggaaaaagtacacaactatgGTACTCAAGTACAACTACTTTAGATAATACTTAAACAGAAGTAAAAGTATtagtctataaatctactcaagtaaaagtgagtAAGAGAGTaagtatgtttttaatttaaagtttactttaagtactgagtagttACTAAGGCTGAGCAATCTGGGAAAAtgatctaattgcaatttttttttccaatattgcatTTCTGATTTGATGTGATTCTTTTCCAAGCTCCTCATGTTcagtattttttcaacaaacataa
This region of Cheilinus undulatus linkage group 2, ASM1832078v1, whole genome shotgun sequence genomic DNA includes:
- the rab30 gene encoding ras-related protein Rab-30, with product MSMEDYDYLFKIVLIGNAGVGKTCLVRRFTQGLFPPGQGATIGVDFMIKTVEIKGEKVKLQIWDTAGQERFRSITQSYYRSANALILTYDITCEDSFRCLPEWLREIEQYANNQVVTILVGNKIDLAEKREVLRQRAEDFAEAQSMLYLETSAKESDNVEKLFLDLACELIREAKQNKLDNNDTAPMPGEGKTISYLTCCSTN